CAGATCTTCAAGTATTACGCCACTACATGGATTAGTTATGCTACAATCAAGTTTCAGTGCAATCTTTGTAGCCGATGTTTCACGTATGTCTTGATATGTTACATCACTTATCTTTATGCCCGAGctctaaaaaaaatgaataatataatTAGATTAAGGTAAGGGAACATGATCTAAtgtttttattattgtattgataaattaattaacttgtTCAATTAATACCTGCTGAGGACAACTCGCATCATGATTAGGGCAGTAATTTTGATCTATGATAATTGGGCTTTTAACATTAACCATAACAATATGTTGAAAGAGAATATTTCTAACAAATCCATTGCTAGGTCTTGCCCAAGTTTTGACTCTCACACTATTTGTTGTTCCACTGAAAGTCACAGTATTAATTGTTACATTTTGGACTCCTAACTCTTGTTGTTTCCAGCCTAAGCTTCCAATGCTGCAACAACATCAAGTTTTCGAcatacattttagttgaaaatataaatcaataaaaatgaaagaagttgattttgtttataataaatataatatttgatgtTCCAAACCTTATTCCATGGCCAGGACCATATGCAATCCCTTCAATCCATAAGTTAGAAGTTCCAGGGCTAATAGAGATACAATCATCTCCGGTACCAATTTGTGATTTCATAATACTAACTCCTGATGATAATTTTACATGAATTCCATCAGTGTTTTTGTTATTTCCTTGAGCTAATACCTTCATTCCTTGTAGCTTCACGTTATGACATCCATCTACCAATATTTGAAACTTTTGACTATTTTGTACCATTACTCCACTCATTGTAATGTTGTTTGAATTGTAAAAAGTCAATGTCTTCACCAATAtttaaggtaaaattaaaaagagataGTTATGCTTGTTTGACATAAAACatgaatttatttatcttatattaataatattaatgaatttactattttaaagaataataaaatgaaattaattattatgtattttgaaaatcctcagttactcctctaattaaggaaattagttctaaacaattaatttaaataaataaattttgtatctcaattttaaaattcgatagatacatgtatctcatggATTCAAACTCATGTATCCCAAGCATAAAATATGGTACatgaagtaatatttgaaattattgggaatcttaataattaagacctaaactagtgggatttatgtgATTTGCCCAATTAAGAATGAGAAATTAGTGGGTTGATCTTTGTATTGCTAAATATTGGTTAAGGATGACCTATTTAGGACTAGATCAACTTATGTTAAAAGGAAAATAGCCAAATTGCCTTACTAATTTGCAAATTTGGCTAAATCTAGATGAGACGggttaatattaattaattaacgagcttcttaatcttaacaaaataaaataattaatttaattgtaaaCTAGTCGATTtaaatataaactaattaatttaaagttaaaactataattcaaaccaaaactaaatttaaaaaaaaaataaaaaaaatacttattttaataatgtagaaatcttttgatatggttttcaaatatttataaaatatatcaataaatatgtAAGAACCATgtgttatttaaatattataaaaatgactaaaattacttcaaaacttgaaaaatattttataaactaattattctaaatcatttgaaatCTAAGAAGTTCGAAAATTAATTTCTATCGGGGAggatcaaaattgggtgtcaataaaatttactatgaaatttaaaatcaagtcaatcatgtgagcttatatattaagtaatttcaaattattttaacagaaaagggcctaaaatgccctCAAACTATGATATTTGGTACAATattaccctccatccacctaaTGAGTATGATTTGTTAGACATAAGAGTATTTTTGAGCCGAAAGGTGAacgttagggatattataggcccgataggtggatggagggtaattttgtaccaattcaaacACTTGAGGGGCATTCTAGGCCCTTCTCCGTTgaaatttcaatcaaattcaaagTAGAATATGCTCAACtatatactccctctatccctaattacttgtccacttttaaattgacacacatataataattgacatagtgaatttaccattttacccctattaattatgaagtggataaattaaaaatttaagattttcaagaagttctaccttttaaaaaattaattaattgagggtataggtaaaaaaaaattgttctctcttgatttgttaaaatataccagtaaaaatggaaaattgaacaagtaattaggaacaaatGAAGTATTTAGTTTATCTTCATCCAACTCATTTCACCTCAAATGTATAACTCTTCAATAAGTTAATAACCCACAtatttattaactcaatacaattttaattaatctatcTGAATTGTTCGGCTTAACCCGCTTCGCTTATTTGAGGATCCGGCTCCTCTCCATTTCTCTTCTCTCCATTTTCCCCAAGTTCTATCTTGGATTGGAGACACATGTCATAGTTTAAAATTAATGGTTGagatctaattaattaaag
The Solanum stenotomum isolate F172 chromosome 12, ASM1918654v1, whole genome shotgun sequence DNA segment above includes these coding regions:
- the LOC125847318 gene encoding polygalacturonase-like is translated as MAIVLASYTLTFYNSNNITMSGVMVQNSQKFQILVDGCHNVKLQGMKVLAQGNNKNTDGIHVKLSSGVSIMKSQIGTGDDCISISPGTSNLWIEGIAYGPGHGISIGSLGWKQQELGVQNVTINTVTFSGTTNSVRVKTWARPSNGFVRNILFQHIVMVNVKSPIIIDQNYCPNHDASCPQQSSGIKISDVTYQDIRETSATKIALKLDCSITNPCSGVILEDLNLSYQNQQTEASCVNARERVSGLQKPNNCLLKN